From Oryctolagus cuniculus chromosome 17, mOryCun1.1, whole genome shotgun sequence, a single genomic window includes:
- the TAC4 gene encoding tachykinin-4 preproprotein, with product MPSSVTLLLLMGLSVCTSAEDGGEEQTLGAEAGPWVTVTLEAGAVASIQLQLQEVKRGKASQFFGLMGKRVRGYQMGQRGLLGRRASSTKGSVDEDQGAE from the exons ATGCCGTCCAGCGTTACCTTGCTCCTCCTGATGGGGCTGTCTGTGTGCACCTCGGCTGAGGATGGTGGAGAGGAACAGACACTGGGCGCTGAAGCAGGACCCTGGGTAACCGTGACCCTGGAG gcgggCGCTGTCGCCAGCATTCAGCTCCAGCTGCAGGAGGTGAAGAGGGGCAAAGCCAGCCAGTTCTTCGGGCTGATGGGGAAGCGGGTGAGAG ggTATCAGATGGGACAAAGGGGCCTCCTGGGCAGAAGAGCATCATCCACAAAAG GCAGCGTGGACGAGGACCAAGGGGCCGAGTGA